From Pseudothermotoga thermarum DSM 5069, a single genomic window includes:
- the infB gene encoding translation initiation factor IF-2, with translation MPRLRVDELAKKLNMPPEEVLQELQELGLEVKSTSSYIDEETVSLILEIFEDETTSGKGPKTKKVKEEKEQEYREEILIKPEDLVLKTFAAKIGVPVNRIIQDMFVKGIALNPNQRIDEKQAKEIARMYGYRVRFEQEQLEDKETSVGESKLEKIEKYFEQLYITKKNELVTRPPVVTVMGHVDHGKTTLLDKIRKTRIAEQEVGGITQSIGAYQVEYAGKKITFIDTPGHELFTEMRAKGVQVTDIVVLVVAADDGVMPQTIEAYNHAKAANVPVIVAINKIDKPNANVEATKQQLVTKLNLIPEDWGGDTIVVPISARTGQGIDQLLEMILLLAEIKEIKCYPKGPARAAIIESKVDRALGPVANAIVKDGILNVGDYIVAGPVYCKVRALIDDKGRRIKSAEPSQPVMIVGFEELPDIRYTIYAVESLELAQEIAQEVKEKLEKEKPSKRKISLEELLKIMEESEKKELNIVLKADTVGSLNAVQNAVLSLKSSVQEIKVNVVHAGVGTINTGDVMLASASDGMVIGFRVKVDSQARKVAESEGVEIRTYEIIYDLIDNLKRALEGMLQPEYVEELVGRGEIKKVFKIKKVGNVAGVQMIEGYVTRDSVVKVYRNGVLLLSDQIESLKHYKQDVSRIDAPQECGIKLKTREDFQEGDELEFYVIKQVPRKLENVTTSPGNQ, from the coding sequence ATGCCGCGACTTAGAGTGGACGAACTTGCCAAAAAACTCAACATGCCACCCGAGGAAGTTCTTCAAGAGCTTCAAGAACTTGGGCTTGAGGTTAAAAGTACCTCAAGCTATATTGATGAAGAAACAGTATCGTTGATTCTTGAAATATTTGAAGACGAAACAACCAGTGGAAAAGGACCAAAAACAAAGAAGGTCAAAGAAGAAAAGGAACAAGAATACAGAGAAGAGATTCTAATTAAACCAGAAGATCTGGTTTTGAAAACCTTTGCCGCAAAGATAGGAGTACCTGTCAACAGGATAATACAAGATATGTTTGTCAAGGGAATAGCTTTGAACCCTAACCAGCGCATAGATGAAAAACAAGCGAAAGAAATAGCCAGAATGTATGGTTATCGCGTGAGGTTTGAACAAGAACAGTTGGAAGATAAGGAAACAAGCGTTGGTGAAAGCAAACTGGAGAAAATCGAAAAATATTTTGAGCAATTGTATATCACCAAAAAGAATGAACTTGTGACCAGACCACCAGTCGTCACGGTGATGGGACACGTTGACCATGGTAAAACTACATTGCTGGACAAAATAAGAAAAACTAGGATAGCCGAACAAGAAGTTGGAGGAATAACGCAATCGATAGGTGCATATCAAGTTGAATATGCTGGCAAAAAGATAACGTTCATCGACACCCCTGGTCACGAGCTTTTCACGGAAATGCGTGCAAAAGGAGTTCAAGTTACCGACATCGTGGTTTTGGTTGTGGCAGCCGACGATGGCGTTATGCCTCAAACCATAGAAGCTTACAACCACGCAAAAGCTGCCAACGTTCCAGTGATAGTCGCGATAAATAAAATTGATAAACCAAACGCCAATGTTGAAGCAACCAAACAACAACTTGTGACAAAACTCAACCTTATACCCGAAGATTGGGGTGGAGACACGATCGTCGTTCCCATTTCTGCACGAACAGGACAGGGAATCGATCAACTTTTGGAAATGATACTCCTTCTTGCGGAAATAAAGGAAATAAAATGTTATCCAAAAGGACCGGCTAGAGCGGCAATCATTGAGTCAAAGGTCGATCGAGCTCTCGGACCAGTGGCAAACGCCATAGTAAAAGATGGGATCTTAAATGTGGGTGATTACATTGTAGCAGGACCTGTGTACTGCAAAGTCAGAGCTCTCATAGACGATAAAGGAAGAAGGATAAAGAGTGCCGAACCATCCCAACCGGTGATGATCGTTGGATTTGAGGAGCTTCCCGATATAAGGTACACCATTTACGCAGTTGAAAGTCTAGAGCTTGCTCAAGAAATTGCCCAAGAGGTAAAGGAAAAACTCGAAAAAGAAAAACCAAGTAAGAGGAAGATCAGTTTAGAAGAACTGTTGAAGATAATGGAAGAATCAGAGAAGAAAGAGTTGAACATCGTCTTGAAAGCCGATACCGTCGGATCGTTGAACGCAGTCCAAAACGCCGTTCTTTCCCTAAAAAGTTCTGTTCAGGAAATAAAAGTGAATGTCGTTCACGCAGGTGTTGGAACGATAAACACAGGAGACGTAATGCTTGCATCAGCAAGCGATGGCATGGTGATTGGTTTTAGAGTAAAAGTTGATTCGCAAGCCAGAAAAGTAGCAGAATCAGAAGGTGTTGAGATAAGAACTTACGAGATCATATACGATTTGATCGACAATCTAAAACGCGCTTTGGAGGGGATGCTGCAGCCTGAGTACGTCGAAGAATTAGTTGGACGCGGAGAGATAAAGAAAGTTTTCAAAATAAAGAAAGTTGGAAACGTTGCTGGAGTCCAAATGATTGAAGGATATGTTACAAGGGATAGCGTTGTTAAGGTTTACAGAAATGGTGTTCTTTTGCTCAGCGACCAAATAGAGTCCTTGAAACATTACAAACAAGATGTGTCGAGGATAGATGCGCCACAGGAATGCGGTATAAAACTGAAAACCAGGGAAGATTTCCAAGAAGGCGACGAACTGGAATTTTATGTGATCAAACAGGTTCCTCGCAAATTGGAAAACGTCACAACTTCACCTGGAAATCAGTGA
- a CDS encoding B12-binding domain-containing radical SAM protein: MRILLVNPWICDVAAYDFWLKPIGLLYVGAALKTFGIDVELVDLLNRHDPDLAKFCKPKGDKRYGTGKFFTVEVQKPAILKNIPRRYKRYGAPVEYFEWRLKNIQEPDAIFVTSTMTYWWPGVKETIDVLKKFFPKTPVVLGGLYARLYQNHAKAHIKADVIFSQDLRGLPSLLQELLEKEVKCDFDLSKWFEIFDPAYELYNKVGYLVFLTSLGCPFSCSYCLSPKLWEKFVQRDPVRVVEMIEKYIEIFKVKDIVFFDDAILVNKENHFKPLLRLLISKNFQVNYHLPNGIHARLLDEETALLMKEAGFKTIKLGYETSGFLQKKTGGKVFDEDLKRAVEILLKTGHDPSNIQAYVMVNMPFQKPEDVVNAIKFCKSLGISVSVNEYTPIPFTKDWYELVELGWLQPDLDPILLNNSLIPYWWKHGMDAQTVQKLKQLARNIYEKDDNSLTSMMIKKSIN; this comes from the coding sequence ATGCGCATCCTGCTCGTAAACCCGTGGATTTGTGATGTTGCCGCCTACGACTTTTGGCTCAAACCCATAGGGTTGTTGTACGTTGGAGCCGCACTAAAAACCTTTGGAATAGATGTGGAGCTGGTAGATTTGCTTAACCGCCACGATCCAGATCTTGCAAAATTTTGCAAACCAAAAGGCGACAAAAGATATGGTACAGGCAAATTCTTTACCGTTGAAGTCCAAAAACCCGCTATTTTGAAAAACATCCCAAGACGCTACAAAAGATACGGTGCTCCAGTTGAATATTTCGAGTGGCGCTTGAAAAATATTCAAGAACCCGACGCAATATTCGTGACCTCAACGATGACGTACTGGTGGCCAGGTGTTAAGGAAACCATAGATGTTCTTAAAAAATTTTTCCCAAAAACACCGGTAGTTCTGGGTGGACTGTACGCGAGGCTGTATCAAAACCATGCAAAAGCTCATATCAAAGCAGATGTTATCTTTAGCCAAGATCTGAGAGGTTTACCTTCGCTTTTGCAAGAACTGCTTGAAAAAGAGGTGAAATGTGATTTCGATCTTTCAAAGTGGTTTGAAATCTTCGATCCAGCCTACGAACTGTACAACAAGGTTGGTTATTTGGTTTTTCTGACCTCTTTGGGCTGTCCATTCAGTTGTTCTTATTGTTTATCACCGAAGCTGTGGGAAAAATTCGTACAAAGAGACCCTGTAAGAGTGGTTGAAATGATTGAAAAATACATTGAGATTTTCAAAGTGAAAGACATCGTGTTCTTTGACGACGCAATCTTGGTAAACAAAGAAAATCATTTCAAACCGCTTTTGAGACTTCTGATATCCAAAAACTTTCAAGTAAATTATCACTTACCGAACGGAATACACGCGCGATTGTTGGATGAGGAAACAGCTTTACTCATGAAGGAAGCAGGCTTTAAAACCATTAAACTTGGATATGAAACCTCAGGCTTTTTGCAGAAGAAAACCGGTGGCAAAGTTTTCGACGAAGACTTGAAAAGAGCGGTAGAAATTCTCCTTAAAACAGGGCATGATCCCTCAAACATCCAAGCTTACGTCATGGTGAACATGCCATTCCAAAAGCCAGAGGATGTTGTCAATGCCATCAAATTTTGCAAATCTCTCGGCATTTCCGTTTCGGTGAACGAATACACGCCTATACCTTTCACAAAAGATTGGTACGAACTGGTTGAACTTGGCTGGTTACAACCAGATCTAGATCCGATTTTACTCAACAACAGCTTGATCCCATATTGGTGGAAACACGGAATGGATGCGCAAACTGTTCAAAAGTTAAAGCAGTTGGCAAGAAATATTTACGAAAAAGACGATAATTCGCTCACATCGATGATGATCAAGAAATCGATTAATTGA
- a CDS encoding type III pantothenate kinase, with translation MVLLIDVGNTNVVFGLTKDGNNFETWRLATQKFGTEDELFVMISNLLLHTGIKMDKVKAVVISSVVPALNYVFQKFVEKYLKVEHHWVEACDGLGVVWNVKNPSEIGADRVANVLAVVDETKDAIVVDVGTAITIDVLKSGCYEGGAILPGLATAAYSLFEKTAKLPQVDLYSPVDILGKDTVENIRIGIVKGTAHAINGLVKDILKIYINPPVVYLTGGQSVILEKFVEHHKLLPDLTLRGMYNYWLKKCASCS, from the coding sequence GTGGTTCTTCTGATAGACGTTGGAAACACGAACGTTGTCTTTGGGCTCACGAAAGATGGAAATAACTTTGAAACATGGAGATTGGCAACCCAAAAGTTCGGTACTGAAGACGAACTTTTCGTTATGATTTCAAATCTTTTGCTTCACACTGGAATAAAAATGGACAAGGTAAAAGCAGTTGTTATATCTTCAGTTGTGCCGGCTTTGAATTACGTTTTTCAAAAATTTGTTGAAAAATACCTGAAAGTTGAACATCATTGGGTTGAAGCTTGTGATGGACTTGGAGTGGTTTGGAACGTGAAAAATCCCTCAGAAATCGGTGCAGATAGAGTTGCAAATGTTTTGGCGGTTGTTGACGAAACCAAGGATGCGATAGTTGTCGACGTTGGTACTGCGATAACAATCGACGTGCTGAAGTCTGGTTGCTACGAAGGTGGCGCCATATTACCAGGCTTGGCAACGGCAGCATATTCTCTATTTGAAAAAACGGCAAAACTTCCTCAAGTTGATCTTTACTCTCCCGTTGACATTCTTGGAAAAGACACCGTTGAAAATATCAGGATCGGAATAGTCAAAGGAACGGCTCACGCGATAAACGGTTTGGTCAAAGATATTTTAAAGATTTACATCAATCCCCCTGTGGTGTATTTAACTGGTGGACAAAGTGTAATTTTGGAAAAATTCGTTGAACATCACAAGTTGTTACCCGACCTAACACTGAGGGGGATGTACAATTACTGGCTTAAAAAATGCGCATCCTGCTCGTAA
- a CDS encoding DUF554 domain-containing protein, with the protein MGFIHPSVFVNTLTVVAGSTIGILIGKSIPDRFRSILFQAVGLTTVGIGVKMTLSTSSFIVVLLALASGALVGELVKLEDKIASIGRFSKDPKKFSAGFVAASTLFLVGPMTIIGSIQAGLINDGTLIYVKSTLDFISSIVLASLYGLGVLFSALAVFVVQGSLVLFASKLGFLTESAYLSNLTGVGGLIVVAIGIRLLELKDVKTGNLLPALAFSPLFDYLARVFKL; encoded by the coding sequence GTGGGCTTTATACATCCTTCGGTATTCGTGAACACTTTGACGGTGGTGGCCGGTTCTACCATAGGTATCTTGATTGGAAAATCCATTCCTGACAGGTTTCGTTCTATTTTGTTTCAAGCGGTTGGTCTTACCACAGTTGGCATAGGTGTGAAAATGACTCTAAGCACCTCGAGCTTCATCGTAGTGTTGCTCGCATTAGCTTCAGGTGCTTTGGTTGGGGAGCTTGTGAAGTTGGAGGATAAGATAGCTTCAATTGGAAGATTTTCAAAAGATCCAAAGAAATTTTCGGCAGGTTTTGTCGCGGCATCGACTTTGTTTTTGGTGGGTCCGATGACCATAATTGGCTCGATACAAGCTGGGTTGATAAACGATGGGACTTTGATATACGTCAAATCAACTTTGGATTTCATTTCTTCAATTGTGTTAGCATCGCTTTATGGACTTGGCGTTTTGTTCTCCGCGCTGGCAGTTTTTGTCGTTCAGGGAAGTTTGGTCTTGTTCGCGTCAAAGCTAGGTTTTTTAACTGAAAGTGCTTATCTTTCAAACCTAACAGGTGTTGGAGGATTGATAGTAGTGGCGATAGGTATAAGGTTGCTTGAGTTGAAAGATGTGAAAACTGGTAATCTTCTTCCAGCCTTAGCCTTTTCTCCATTATTTGATTATTTGGCGCGGGTGTTTAAACTGTGA